A window of the Harmonia axyridis chromosome 5, icHarAxyr1.1, whole genome shotgun sequence genome harbors these coding sequences:
- the LOC123680346 gene encoding uncharacterized protein LOC123680346 — protein sequence MTSHLVLLVPLCVLSTVSVKGASEGLDFGKGTHVLGKFFIHYLNTQPEDIKLSEGVHLVSIKSDHNARSLNKDKTVLGAIENYLQSHEIRIKLPELMPGEEFGRSFKEAIEDIDESNEVVTGRRRGGNGGGGGGGMGGGVMVMGVMMGKLLATLGLGGVALIAKKALFVSVLALTLSAIIGIKKLVHSDDHHEGHTVIHAAHHGHGHDLHDYRRKRDVDQLAYRAWKEFK from the exons ATGACGTCCCATCTTGTTCTCCTAGTGCCCTTGTGTGTTCTTTCAACAGTTTCGGTGAAAGGTGCTTCTGAAGGTTTGGATTTCGGCAAAGGGACCCATGTCCTTGGGAAGTTTTTCATACACTACTTGAACACGCAGCCTGAAGACATAAAGTTGAGTGAAGGGGTTCATTTGGTGTCTATCAAGAGTGACCACAATGCGAGGTCATTGAATAAGGATAAAACTGTGTTGGGTGCTATTGAGAACTATCTGCAGAGCCATGAAATAAGGATTAAGCTGCCTGAGCTGATGCCTGGAGAGGAGTTTGGAAGGTCTTTCAAGGAAGCCATCGAGGATATTGATGAGAGTAATGAAG TTGTCACCGGCAGAAGGAGGGGAGGCAACGGAGGAGGTGGAGGAGGTGGAATGGGCGGTGGAGTGATGGTAATGGGGGTAATGATGGGTAAACTCCTAGCAACTCTTGGTCTTGGTGGGGTGGCTCTTATAGCGAAGAAAGCTCTCTTCGTCTCCGTCCTAGCCTTGACACTGTCTGCTATTATCGGCATCAAGAAGCTTGTCCACTCGGATGATCATCACGAGGGCCACACAGTCATCCATGCGGCACACCATGGTCATGGTCATGATCTGCATGACTACAGAAGGAAAAGAGATGTTGATCAGTTGGCTTACAGGGCTTGGAAAGAGTTCAAGTAG